The genome window CCGAGAAAACTGCACAAGTCAACTGCCCGATCTATAAAGATGCTGCCTGCACACGCTACAGTGCAGAAACAAtgcagcagtcaactttatggggagtgccctttacctaacttgcttacatcattcaagtgatgtcacaaatgagtTATTTACATCAAGCAAAGGTAAAACAAAACACTTGCACATTCAAGAATGAAAAGCAGCATTCTCTCAAGTCTGTGTcaatcttgcaagtgattctcaagggcatcaagaacaaagaacaacataacaaaGGACCAGCTTCTTGTATTGAGTCAtcacatgtccttagttgtgttgcacctttgttaaagcACTTCAATtttaattcctacttagcttgtttagaagCATTGCGTAGgaaatcctttataaatcataaacccttgtgtttctgtcttggctagagttagtcgagctgtaaagtctttgtaatagagttattacaaaatgACTTGTAATCGAGTGTTACAagatagtgagggattaagaggttaattcctaggttacataggttgtaatctgaaagttgctcagtagtgaagttgaaatcctacaagggtaggtcatggtttttaatCTCGTTCAGCTAgaaatttttcacgtaaaattcctcctgtcatttacttactgcagTGTGCGTGGTTTCTGTAAAAACTTATATCTatgggaactaatagagaacctagttctctatatagtttggtggacccttgaATTCTATCACTTAGTCTTGGATCCCAAGAACGCATGATTGCGTAGAATTGTCATAAACGCCTTGAAATAATCTGCATATATGATCTCAACTTCAGGGTACTTCAATCGTAGCTCCTCCAACGCTTGCCATAGATGATCATTGTGCAATGTTGCAAAAATATTTAGTCCTTTGTGACATTGAATTTTCCTGCTATTATCGGGAAAAATCATTCGAAAACCTGGAAGGCAACCAATTGGAATAATTCCAGAAACCACAAAGTGTTTGGCTTCTGCATCTTTGATCAGTTGTTCGATAGAACTCCTGATTGTCTCCACAACATCAGGGACAAGTTTGGACACTTCGGAAATAGATTCTGTATGCAAAAGAGAGTACTTGTAATCATTAAAACCAGGCTGAACCATAAAGACGATAGCTTTCTGAAGAACCTTGTTCCCGCCGCAGTCATGAAAAGAGAAGCAATCCTTATAGAAGAGTTTCATAAAGGCAGAAATCTGCGAGTGATGAGACTGCTGAGGCGCTTGGGATGCCATTCTTTATGAAGGAAAAGGGACTCATAACTGTTGCTCCAGGCATCATGAAACTAATACCGGACTCAAACTCAACGCCTTCTTCAGTGTCTAAATGATCAGAAGTAGAAGCAGAATCACTGTCTCCGAGGCTGTAAATAGAATAAAACGGGAAAGTTTCAGCCTGCGCGTAAGCGGAAGAAGGAGCAAAAAAGAAAGAGGAGATCACTAATAGAAAGATGAAGAAACAATGGTTGGTAAGGGAAGCCATTGAAAGAGAAGAAACAACGATCAGTGAATTAAAGGAGGTAGGGAAAAACTTAGTTTAGGTTAGTGGTAGTATTTATATATGTCCCTCATCCGTGGAGTTTAAGCAATGTTACAGAAACCTAGTAGTAATAGGAAAAATTCTGACTGCGGCAGATTTCCATATATTCTTTATGTTCTTTCTTTTGCTTCAAGTTTCTATTAGAGAAACGCTTGAATTTGCTTGATTAAAAAGGCCTACGATTTAGGTAGGAAGGTTGATGTTTCCATATTCAATTTTGAAGCAGAGTTTAAAACTATAAGGTAACTTTATTAAATGCCAAGAATTAGGAAAAGAATTCTGTAGATACCTATAAGGGAAACTTTCATAAGTATCACATTTTTAAATAATAGTATATACAGAATCCTAACATCATTAAGTATATATCAAATGAGGCAGTGTATTATTTACTTTTGTAGATACCTAAAAGAATTTGGCATCTTCTTAATGTCCGAGAATGTCGCAATTTCATCCCAAAAATCTCTCCTAAAAAATTAGGACTTCACTTTTATCTCCTTAATTCTTGCCATCATCTCCTAAATACATTCATTGCCAACACATCATTCCCCTCCCGCCCATAAATCATGTTTAACTTCTCCTATATACTTTTCCAATAGCCTCTTAATAAAATGTACAAAATATATTAagtatattatacatatatatatccgTCTATTATATGTTCATATATGCATCCATATCTTCCATTTTCAAACCCAAACTCAACACCAAGTATtatacctgtcacgacccaaaatcttcgaaaggtcgtgatggcgccggacactattgtcaggcaagccaacaccaataattagtaaattcttattttaatatttttaaaatcatagatattcccctcaattaaatagcagaagatgtagtttataaaatacgtaataatatctttaaaaatgtccaatacagtgcaatccataatcatcccaaaactcggtgtcacaagtgcatgagcatttactaagaatgtaaaataaaatacaacagttgtccggaatacaattggacaggaaaaatgtaagtactctgaaggagactcggTTGACTGcggagcgtcgtatagaatgcaactcacctaagtcccctccATAATCGCGCTTCTGCGCCCACGAGGCCGCTAAACATaggtgtacctgcacaaaaatatgcagcaagtgtatcatgagtacgtaaattaatgcGTACCCAGCAAATATcccacctaacctcgaagaagtagtgacgaggggtcgactcggacacttactatgggctataatcaatataccaataatatgataaattatggatttttatgatgtaacggtaaacacaataacatgagacaagtaaataattctcttgttaataggggatttccaaatttatcttcatcttttaacaatttaaatctcCGGCCAGTGAGGctatatcaattatcaataattccccaaacaatcaattaagtcatgcgcaaatcatgccgaggtcgtacggcccgatccaacaaatatttaaaatgtgcactgccagagggtcgaatggtgcgaaccatagatgcatctatttactaccgaggcgctcgaccggatccacaaataataattattttcaagaaaacataagtttctcatttacagtcaagtatctcatacaaaccttcaagtgaGTGagtttaaccttatacaattcttttatcaatttctatcatgactaagtgattatattagcaagtaagggcacaaacattctaagtatagcatgatacaggtcctaagctacccggacaataacataataatagctacgtacggactctcgtcacctcatacgtacgtagcccccacaattaggtacaaacatttatttaattcacctatggggttaattccctcttacaagattagaaagaagacttatctcgctctg of Nicotiana tomentosiformis chromosome 7, ASM39032v3, whole genome shotgun sequence contains these proteins:
- the LOC138895443 gene encoding GDSL esterase/lipase At1g28570-like → MASQAPQQSHHSQISAFMKLFYKDCFSFHDCGGNKVLQKAIVFMVQPGFNDYKYSLLHTESISEVSKLVPDVVETIRSSIEQLIKDAEAKHFVVSGIIPIGCLPGFRMIFPDNSRKIQCHKGLNIFATLHNDHLWQALEELRLKYPEVEIIYADYFKAFMTILRNHAFLGSKTK